The genomic window AGGCCGATAGGACTTCGGCCTGGGTCTTACTCGGCGTCTCAAGGCGCCTGGTCGGTTTTCTTGCCCCTTTCGGCAAAGTCAGAATAGAATGTAGATGCTTCATATCATCCATGACGTTCTCTGCTGTCCGTTCAATTCCGGCGCTCTTTAGTTTTAATTCAATTCGACGCAGGTAAGCCATGGCGGCCACACATGTAAATAAATGACATTTAATTTTGCTGTCAGTCCAGTGCCGGATCGGCTGCACACCTACTAAGTCTTCATTCTTACTGAGACGGAAGCGGTCTTCAACTTGCCATCGATCTAAACTCGCTTCAATAATATCTTTTGTCGCCCAGTCCGTATTATCTGTGATGATAATATTTTTACCGAACATCAGCTTTTTTTGTTTCACTATATATGGATCTTTTCGGAAGCTCATATTCAAGCCGTTTGCTGATGTTTCAAAATTCAGAGTAAATAAATCGGGGGCCATGTGAAGCCTTTGACACAATCGGATATATCTGGCTTGTACGTCCTCAGCTTTCTTCCAGTGAGCTGCTCCTTCTTTAACCTTCGTTCTCATTGCAAGCAATTCCTGTCGGATCATATCAAGCTTGCTCTCAAAGGTGTATGATTTCTTTCGGGCTGTCCTGGGATTATAAGTTATGATAACGCTCCGCTCCTTGCCCCAGTATTCTTTTTTAGTTCGATATGCCAATTGACACTCTTCCCGGCGCTCTTCATCAATCAGTCTTCTGTTGCGGGCAGTATCTGCAATTTCAAACCGGTCGAGTGGGGTAGCCGCAAGCTCCTGGGCAAAATAAGTGGAATATGTCGTAATAAAATGGACTCTGGAATGCTCGTCAATCCAGGTGTAATTCCCTTCAGAATTCATTCCTTTGTCAATAACGATTGTAAGTCGCTCTTTGGTATTGTTCAGGTCGCATGCCACCCTAAACATTTCTTCCATGATTGATTCAAAGTGCTTGCTATCATGAATATTGCCTGGGTAAATCGAATAAAATAAAGGGAGTCTGGTGTCTCGTGCAACCAAAAGGCCGAGGCCGATCTGTCTGAGATTATGTCTGCCTTCCTTGTTTTTACCCCTGCACGCAATTTTCGACAAAGTTTGGCTTCCCATGAAGGTATAATAATTAGTGGTATCAAATAACAGACAATCAGACGAAGGCTTTTCGACCTGCCATAATCGTCTGAAGAACTTCGATATGATCGTATTTAAGGTTTTTTCATCAACTCGGTCCCACTTGTCCCAGTATCGTTTGCATGAGAGTTCGTTTAGATCGACAGGGCGTATATGCTGGATCGCGGTTCTCTTATACCAATCCGATAATTTGTTTTTACTGACGGTCTCAATCATGCGATTCCAGACACAATAAAGGAAATATTCCCCTATTGAAGGTCCTTTTTCCCGATCGGCCGGTGGAATAATCTCATCAATCATAGAGCAAAGATCAAAGTCCTATAGCGCTCAGCTAAATTGAGACACCATTGCTCAGGTAAATTAAGACGCATTTATCCCGTCCTACAGAAATCTCCAGAATCGATTCAGGCTTTACAAAAAAGGAACCCCCGTTGTACCTTTCATTTTTCGACCAAGAAAAAAGGGGGAACAACGAGGGTATGCCCAAATACATCAGCGATATAAGTGAGCACTTGGCTTTTTTATAATACAGCTACAGTCTGATTTTCAATTCATTTCTGACTGGTATCGCAAGAAAGAGGTGCGCGGCATCACCGCTCAGTATTACCAGGTTATTCGATCCGTTCTCAAAGAGAAGCCCCATCTGAGAAAGTGCCTGACCCGCTGCAGGCATTGTCAGATCCTGTTTTTTACCCATCCACGAAATGCCGGTCGTTGTGATCTTGGCTGCCCTTTCGGCTGCCGAGATGCCCACCGGCGCCAAAGCGCCAACAGTCGAAGCACTGAATATTATCAGAGCCCAGAGGGCAAGGAAAAGAAAAAGCGTTTGAATGCCGCCCGAAACCACCAACAAAACCGATTTTCGGAACCGAGTTCCGATAAAAAAGGAAATGTTGACGATGCAACAGTGGGTCACATTCAGCTGGTTGCCAGTCTGGTAGAGGGCCGTTGGGTCGATATGGAAGAAATCTTTGCCATGCTGGATAAGATATTGAGACAACACAGCATCGACGCGACTGTGAAATTATCTTACGATGTGCGGCATCATCAGGACAATCCGCCATGAAGGAAGATAAATGGTCGAACAAGTTGAAATAAGCAGTTTAGATAGACGTTATGAGGCGTACAGAATCAGATCGGCCGTAGCTGAGAAGAGCTTGCTGTTGTCGATATCGTCTCATGGTATTCGAGAGCCGCTTAAGGGTGTGGGAGAAAGCCGCATTTTGCTCGACGGTTTCAAGCGACTCAGATGCGCGAGGAAGCTGAATATCGGCATCGTGCCGTACCTGTCGCTGGCCGACGACGAAGCGGCGGGCATTATCGAATTGATCCGTATCTCAAACGCTAAAAGCCTCAATATCCTGGAACAGGCCCGATTGATCGACGAGCTTTTGAACGTTCATCAAATGAGCAACGCCGAGATAGCCGAGTTGCTTGAAAGAAGCAAAGCATGGGTGAGTGTTCGCAGCGGGCTCATCTGTCAGATGAGCCAGACAGTAATGGACAAGATTTTTAACGGACAATTTCCAGCATACAGCTTCATGTACACCCTTCGCCAGTTTATGCGCATAAACAACGTAAAAAAAGCACAGATCGATACGTTTGTAGATGCAGTGGCAGGCAGGCATTTATCCACCCGAGATATCGATTTGCTTGCCAACGCTTATTTCAAGGGGTCTGAAGAGTTTAGAAAACAGATTGATGACGGCAACATATCGTGGAGTCTGGGTCGGTTAAAGCAACCCAGCCGATCATCGAATGATTGTAGTGAGCCAGAGCGACAGATCCTCACAGCCCTTGAGGTCATCGGCAAATATATGCAGCGGTTCATATTAAAATGTAACGACAGCCAGCTTAAAAGCCGTCCTTTTTATGCCCAGGCAAATCTTTTATCTGGCGGCATTTTGAGACAATTGGCTCCGTTTACCCAGACAATACGGCAATTTTATGATCGAACCGGACAAGCGTAAAGCGATTTATCTTCTGCACAAAGAAGGTATAGGAATCCGGGAAATTTCCCGGCAAATGAACGTCAGCACCAATACGGTGAGCGCCATCATCGGCCAGGGCGGCGAGATGCCGCAGAGTACCCGCAGCGACAAGATTGCCATCGACATGGAACTGGTCGAGCAGGTTTATCTGAAGTGCAAAGGCCGGGTTCAACGCATGCATGAAATCCTCTGCGAAGAGCACGGCATCGATATCGGCTATTCCACGTTGACTCGGATCATCCGGGAGCTTGGCTTTGGGAAAAGAGGAAAAAAACGCTGTGGTCAAGTACCTGACCAACCCGGGGCTGAGATGCAGCACGACACATCCCCGTATCGGGTCAAAGTTGCAAACTCGATAGTCTTAGTTCAGGGCAGTCTTTTGTATTTTCGTTACAGCAAAGTGCGGTACCTGAAGTTCTACCGGGTATTTGACCGGTTTGCAATGAAATGTTTTCTTCATGAAGCGCTGACCTTTTGGCAATATGCGGCAGACGAGTGCATCATTGACAACACGAATCTGGCCCGCCTTTATGGCACAGGGAAAAACGCGGTAATACATCCAGAAATGACACAATTTGCCAAACAGTACGGCTTTGAATTTGTCTGCCATGAAAAGGGTCATGCGAATCGAAAAGCCGGCAACGAACGCGGATTTTACACGGTTGAAACCAATTTTTTTCCCGGGCGTGAGTTTTCCGGTCTTGAAGACATGAACCGTCAGGCTTTCGAGTGGTCAACACAGCGGATGGCCAACAGGCCTACCACTAAAACCCGTTTGATCCCTGCTCGGATGTTTGAGTATGAAAAGCCGTATCTGAAAAGGCTGCCTGTTTATGTCCCGGCCCCCTACCGTGTACTGGAACGAGGCACCGACCAGTACGGATATACAGCCGTTGACGGCAATTATTATTGGATACCCGGCGTCAAACGTCATGATGTGAAGGTGCTGCAATATGCCGAGCACCTGATGGTCTACCGCAACCGCGAGCTGCTCGGTCGCTACCCGTTGCCGCCGGACGGCGTTAAAAACAAACGCATTCCTCCCGAAGGGCAACAAATAACGCCGTACATGCCCAAAAACCGAAAAAAGCCCACTACAGAACAGGAGAAAATATTACGAACGGCTGCTGAAGAGATTGATGAATATCTCACTTTTGCCATCAGAAACGGCGTCAAGCAGAAACACCGGTTCATTCGCGCACTGTATGGATTGTACCGGAACGTGACCCTTGAAATGTTCATCAAAACGGTCAGCCGGGCGTTAAAGTACCGGATCACTGACATCAAAATCGTTGAACGTATTGCCACGCTGCAATTGACGGCCGGTCATTTTCAATCGCCGCTGCCGCAGATCGACCGGCAGTTGGAAAAACGAGACGCTTATGTCCAAGGATATTTTGCCGATGACGTGAATCTGAGAATCTATGACAACTTCACAGGAGAAGACAATGGATGAACAATTTACACAGATGCTCAAGTATCTTAGGCTTTCCGGTCTTCTGTCGAACTGGGACCGTTATCTTTCCATCGCTCAGAAGGGCAATTACTCCCATACGCGCCTGCTCGAATATGTCGTCGAGCAGGAGTATAATCTCAAAAAGGAAAACGCCAGAAAAATGCGGATTACTCGTGCCAGGATCCCGGAAAAATACGTGATCGAGACCTTTCCTTTTGATCGGCAGCCGCAGCTGAACAAAAAGAAGATCCTGAACATGTACGATGGGTTCGATTACGTGGAAAAATGCCGTAATCTGATTTTTATGGGGCCGACCGGCACCGGGAAAACCGGGCTTGCAACCGCTTTCCTCACCCATGCCATTGATCGGGGATACAACGGACGATTTATCGCGTTTGCTGAACTGGTCGAACAACTCTACCAGTCGGTTGCCGATCACACGGAAGCCCACGTTATTAAAAAATTTGCCGCAACCGATTGTCTTTTAATCGACGAGTTGGGATATGTTGAGGTTGAGCCGGTGCAGGTCGGTCTGTTTTTTACCCTGATGAGCAGGCGTCATCAGAAAAAGACCACGCTGATTACATCAAATCTTGGCTTCTCTCAATGGTCGTCTTTTTTGAAAAACGACCATCTGACCGCTGCCCTGATCGACCGGTTGACGGAAAACAGCCATGTGATCAACATGAGAAACTGTGTAAGTCTGAGATCAAAGTTGGGAACAATATAACTGACAGGTTTTATCATGGCAGGTTCCCGTTATACCCGACAGAGACTGTTTACACTTCGTAATCACATCCCCATGAACAGGGTGCTTGAGGCCTTGTCTATCCCTGTATCCGGCCAGGGAAAAGAATACCGTTTCTGTTGCCCTGTCTGCAATCAATTTAATACCGGCATCAATCCAAAAACAAATCTGGCCCGATGCTTTTCCTGCCAAAAAAATTACAATACCATTGATCTTGTGATGGTAACCAAAGGCTGTGGGTTTATTGATAGTGTCGCATATCTTGAGACATTAAAGTCGGACATCCCGTTCCAAGAAACAAAATCAGCTTATCCCGCAAAAATCGTCAGGCAAAACAAAATGGTCCCCATCAGTGACATTTTTAAATCCCTGGCACCACCCGAATCTTCTTCAAAACGTGAAAATCAAACCATCGTCGAACTCCAAAAACGGATCACTAACCTGGAACGGTTCGTCAAAACTCTCTGCGAAAAAATAGCTTTAATAGAACGATCTTAGCGAATCTTTAATAGCTTCGGTTATCCTGCGTGAATCTGCAGGGTACCGCGGGGTTTTTATTTAAATTTTTTTGGGCGGGGTAAATGCCGGCCTATGCCAGCCAACGTATTAGTTTATCAGAGTAAAATTGTATCAATTTATCTGAGCGCTATAGTCAAAGTCTTTATCTGCTTGCTGGGCCAACCACAGTGCACCGAATTCTTCAGCCTTTAAAGTGGTTATTTCCTGAGACTGGCCTTTTACAAGACTGGCTACCCGATCCGGTGAACCAATATAGGTTTGAGAAATAACCTTGGGCTTACCGTTTACCCGGGCGATCTCCCTGACATACAGGTAGGGTCTTCCTTTTTTCTTCTTGATATGGAAATGTGCCATGATTCATAATATTTAGTAGGGTCTTACATGTCAAGAAAAAAACAATAGAAAGACTGATTTGATAGGGTTTTGAGCATAGAAAGGTTGTGTGACTTGAGGGGTACTACAAGAGACAGGGTCGAAAACGCTTGTCAATAAAGGGATTCGACGATTCCGAACGGTTTATCTCCGAAACTCCTGTATGAGTGGATTGTCGTTAACAAAGAATACAATATGGTGATTGGAAACTGGAAAAAACCCCAATCAATGCCAAGCCTAATTTTAACAATCCGCTCCGAAACACTTTGGCGAAAAGGCCCATACTCCGCAATTGAATTTATTATCGATTTTATAAAATATGTGGGTGGGAAAATACATAAAATAAGGATTAGCCGCCTTGATTTGTGCGTCGATGTCCTATTGCCTACATCTCTATGGTCTGAATCCTTGCTGAATTATACAGTAACAAGGGCTTCATACGACAATACGAGACGCAATCATCAGCAACTTGCAACCATTGATATCGGGAAAAACCATCTTAAAGCCCGTATCTATGACAAACCATTAGAAATACAGCAACAATCAAATAAAACATGGTTTTATGAAATTTGGGGATTGAATGAAGTTCCGGAAAATAAAAAAATCATCAGAATTGAGTTTCAACTGCGTAGAGAAATTTTAAAGGAACTGGGCATTGATTCAGTCAAAGACCTTTTCAGCAAAGTCGAAAACGTGTGGTCGTATTGCACTATTGATTGGCTTAAATTCCAAAACAATCCCGGCAAACAATCCCATCAAAGGAAAACATTTGGATGGTGGAAGATTATTCAAGATGGATTTAACGACATCCCCGCCGGCATGCCTCTAATTAGGGCGAAAGCAAACCAGGCGGACAAGGATATGCTTTCCTATCAAATCATAGGTTTATTATCTTCATTTGCCGCCCTGGACTTTAATGCTAAGCCATCTCTCTCATTATCAGACATAACCCTTCCCGATACTTTTGCCCAATTTCTCAATTATGTGGATCAAAAAAAATTTAACTTAATTGAATTTTCTGAAAGAGTTGCAAATAAGACAGCCAGGTTCCAAAGAAATGATGAAAAATGGTTGGATTCGCTTCATCGTCGGGAACAACTTGGTTTTTTGCCAGCCACCACCTCTAAAGCCAGCAGTGTCAATAGTGAGTTATAGGTGAACGCCAATGGAAAAGTTTAATGAAAATAAGACCGGGGATATTCATATTCGAAATTCAATAAAGAAAATAGATCATTCAATTAAAGAACTCGAAAAAACAAAAGCGGTTTTGGTCTCTATGTTACCTAAAAAGATATTAGAACCTTCAAATCGGAATTGCAACACAAAATTGACCCCTCTCGACAACCCAATTTTGACCCCCCCTGTTGTTAAAATCATTCTCTTATCGCTTTTTATATAGTTCCGGTTTGGGTAACGGCCAGGGCCAGGGGATCGGCCCGGCGCCGGGCCGATCCCCTGGCCCTGGCCGGACGGGCTACCCAACGCAGTAGTCGGCTATTGCCTTCAACGCTCCTTTTTGGCTGTAATTAATTGATTCCCGTGATTCTACAGCTATGAGAATCGGTTTTGTGCACCCACACTCTTGTATTAACAAACCGGCATCTGTGTCTGTAATGCTCAGGATATCATCATTCTTCTCCGCCTCTTCAAAATAGGTCGTACAGTCTTCGGATATCTCGATCCTTATCGTTTCATTTCGACCTTTCAGGGGATTATATACATCCAGTTCTTTCATTCTTTATCCTCTCGATTTTAAAGTCTGTTTAAGTCGATAACTGTCCCAGTTACATTGAATAATGTGAGCCCGGTGAGTGACACGATCCAGCAGAGCAGCGGTAAGATTTGCATCGCCAAACACCTGCGTCCAATCACCAAAACCAAGATTGGTAGTGATGATGATCGAACGTCTTTCATGGCGCTCGGTAAGGACTTGGAACAATAATTCAGCGCCGATTTTACTGAACGGGACGTACCCCAATTCATCAAGAATCAACAGCCCATAACCGGCATATCGTTTTATCATTCTACCCAGAGCCTGTTGTTCCCTGGCCTCCGTCAGTTCGTTTGCAAGCCCACAACCAGTAATAAAACGAACTCGATGTCCATACCGGCAGGCTTCCATCCCGATGCTGGTTGCCAGATGGGTTTTACCGGCTCCGCTTTTACCTATCAAAATTATATTCCGGGCTTCTTTAATGAATGTCCCTGTTGAAAGTTCTTTGATCAACCGGGCGTCCAAATCAGGGGCAGCCTCAAAATCAAATGTTTCAAGCGGTTTCTGCATCGGGAACCTGGCTTCCTTGAGACGTCGCTTGCG from uncultured Desulfobacter sp. includes these protein-coding regions:
- a CDS encoding helix-turn-helix domain-containing protein, which produces MIEPDKRKAIYLLHKEGIGIREISRQMNVSTNTVSAIIGQGGEMPQSTRSDKIAIDMELVEQVYLKCKGRVQRMHEILCEEHGIDIGYSTLTRIIRELGFGKRGKKRCGQVPDQPGAEMQHDTSPYRVKVANSIVLVQGSLLYFRYSKVRYLKFYRVFDRFAMKCFLHEALTFWQYAADECIIDNTNLARLYGTGKNAVIHPEMTQFAKQYGFEFVCHEKGHANRKAGNERGFYTVETNFFPGREFSGLEDMNRQAFEWSTQRMANRPTTKTRLIPARMFEYEKPYLKRLPVYVPAPYRVLERGTDQYGYTAVDGNYYWIPGVKRHDVKVLQYAEHLMVYRNRELLGRYPLPPDGVKNKRIPPEGQQITPYMPKNRKKPTTEQEKILRTAAEEIDEYLTFAIRNGVKQKHRFIRALYGLYRNVTLEMFIKTVSRALKYRITDIKIVERIATLQLTAGHFQSPLPQIDRQLEKRDAYVQGYFADDVNLRIYDNFTGEDNG
- a CDS encoding CHC2 zinc finger domain-containing protein → MAGSRYTRQRLFTLRNHIPMNRVLEALSIPVSGQGKEYRFCCPVCNQFNTGINPKTNLARCFSCQKNYNTIDLVMVTKGCGFIDSVAYLETLKSDIPFQETKSAYPAKIVRQNKMVPISDIFKSLAPPESSSKRENQTIVELQKRITNLERFVKTLCEKIALIERS
- the istB gene encoding IS21-like element helper ATPase IstB, which translates into the protein MNPAVQAVLTQHLKTLKLSTMEKELEGQIRQAHEAACGYDEFLLNLVEAEVQIRQENGRKRRLKEARFPMQKPLETFDFEAAPDLDARLIKELSTGTFIKEARNIILIGKSGAGKTHLATSIGMEACRYGHRVRFITGCGLANELTEAREQQALGRMIKRYAGYGLLILDELGYVPFSKIGAELLFQVLTERHERRSIIITTNLGFGDWTQVFGDANLTAALLDRVTHRAHIIQCNWDSYRLKQTLKSRG
- a CDS encoding chromosome partitioning protein ParB, which gives rise to MVEQVEISSLDRRYEAYRIRSAVAEKSLLLSISSHGIREPLKGVGESRILLDGFKRLRCARKLNIGIVPYLSLADDEAAGIIELIRISNAKSLNILEQARLIDELLNVHQMSNAEIAELLERSKAWVSVRSGLICQMSQTVMDKIFNGQFPAYSFMYTLRQFMRINNVKKAQIDTFVDAVAGRHLSTRDIDLLANAYFKGSEEFRKQIDDGNISWSLGRLKQPSRSSNDCSEPERQILTALEVIGKYMQRFILKCNDSQLKSRPFYAQANLLSGGILRQLAPFTQTIRQFYDRTGQA
- the istB gene encoding IS21-like element helper ATPase IstB: MDEQFTQMLKYLRLSGLLSNWDRYLSIAQKGNYSHTRLLEYVVEQEYNLKKENARKMRITRARIPEKYVIETFPFDRQPQLNKKKILNMYDGFDYVEKCRNLIFMGPTGTGKTGLATAFLTHAIDRGYNGRFIAFAELVEQLYQSVADHTEAHVIKKFAATDCLLIDELGYVEVEPVQVGLFFTLMSRRHQKKTTLITSNLGFSQWSSFLKNDHLTAALIDRLTENSHVINMRNCVSLRSKLGTI
- a CDS encoding IS1634 family transposase, whose product is MIDEIIPPADREKGPSIGEYFLYCVWNRMIETVSKNKLSDWYKRTAIQHIRPVDLNELSCKRYWDKWDRVDEKTLNTIISKFFRRLWQVEKPSSDCLLFDTTNYYTFMGSQTLSKIACRGKNKEGRHNLRQIGLGLLVARDTRLPLFYSIYPGNIHDSKHFESIMEEMFRVACDLNNTKERLTIVIDKGMNSEGNYTWIDEHSRVHFITTYSTYFAQELAATPLDRFEIADTARNRRLIDEERREECQLAYRTKKEYWGKERSVIITYNPRTARKKSYTFESKLDMIRQELLAMRTKVKEGAAHWKKAEDVQARYIRLCQRLHMAPDLFTLNFETSANGLNMSFRKDPYIVKQKKLMFGKNIIITDNTDWATKDIIEASLDRWQVEDRFRLSKNEDLVGVQPIRHWTDSKIKCHLFTCVAAMAYLRRIELKLKSAGIERTAENVMDDMKHLHSILTLPKGARKPTRRLETPSKTQAEVLSAFGHHINEGGVLQPVT